A region of Vitis vinifera cultivar Pinot Noir 40024 chromosome 13, ASM3070453v1 DNA encodes the following proteins:
- the LOC100266780 gene encoding uncharacterized protein LOC100266780 — MGRVALLHLLRSQSRRISSTNALSGYHPHRFGIWPHAPSAKPNINSAIQLAASQRRWASKARTAEDDSKISIGPRRGGEMEEDEKDSGIVYHGPISSTVKKVKLLSLSTCCLSVSLGPVITFMTSPEMNVILKGAVASSVIFLSASTTAALHWFVSPYVHKLRWQPGSDTFEVEMMSWLATYLPKTLKFADIRPPETNRPFVTFKANGNFYFVDAEHCHNKALLAKLTPRKAAHESAFKNL, encoded by the coding sequence GTTATCATCCTCATAGGTTCGGAATATGGCCACACGCCCCAAGTGCCAAACCAAACATTAATTCTGCCATCCAGCTTGCTGCTTCCCAGAGAAGATGGGCATCTAAAGCCAGAACCGCAGAAGATGATAGCAAGATTAGCATTGGACCACGAAGAGGGGGAGAAATGGAGGAAGATGAAAAAGATTCTGGGATTGTTTACCATGGGCCTATCTCATCTACAGTAAAGAAAGTGAAGCTTCTCTCTCTTTCCACCTGCTGCCTCTCAGTATCTCTAGGGCCTGTTATCACTTTCATGACATCCCCTGAAATGAATGTGATCCTCAAGGGTGCGGTTGCATCTTCTGTGATATTCCTCAGTGCTTCTACCACTGCTGCCCTTCACTGGTTCGTAAGCCCGTACGTTCACAAGCTCAGATGGCAGCCAGGTTCAGACACATTTGAAGTGGAGATGATGTCATGGCTGGCAACATACCTTCCAAAGACTCTAAAGTTTGCTGATATCCGCCCACCAGAGACCAATAGGCCTTTTGTGACATTCAAGGCCAATGGAAATTTCTACTTTGTCGACGCGGAACACTGTCATAACAAGGCTTTGTTAGCAAAACTGACCCCTCGGAAAGCAGCCCATGAGTCTGCTTTTAAGAACTTGTGA